Proteins encoded together in one Candidatus Omnitrophota bacterium window:
- a CDS encoding HNH endonuclease — protein MLKKAGKPEKCEMCGNKDKRVLAVHHKDGNRKNNKNDNLQWLCRNCHCLIHLV, from the coding sequence TTGCTGAAAAAAGCGGGAAAACCCGAGAAATGTGAGATGTGCGGTAATAAAGATAAAAGAGTTCTGGCCGTGCATCATAAAGACGGAAATAGGAAAAATAACAAAAATGATAATTTGCAATGGTTGTGCAGGAATTGCCATTGTCTTATACATTTAGTTTAA